In one window of Eubalaena glacialis isolate mEubGla1 chromosome 13, mEubGla1.1.hap2.+ XY, whole genome shotgun sequence DNA:
- the ZNF597 gene encoding zinc finger protein 597, with the protein MASTLPTTGAQGPVLFEDLAVYFSQEECVSLHPAQRSCSRDTPQECLEDMALMGGEGKIEINQKLRLESMGLEELALEKYSIAVPLVYYPENSSEHGVGNLERKMSGRTPACKKRFISLLVTIENHTPLIELSQCLGTRALSEILEFPGEEAKNSCKCPECDQSFSDSSYLVLHQKMHSGEKKYKCGGCGKIFNHRANLRTHQRIHTGEKPYKCAECGSSFRQHSHLSRHMNIHVKEKPYTCGICGRGFMWLPGLAQHQKTHAAKKACGKYFGQKTNLALPEKRHGSASQHPCSPSGKCFGQPSHLALPERGHEDNPEHCSDCGENLLSFSEFEPLKCPECSMTFLCISELISHQSIHRGEKPHKCKPCAESFISYSELACHQKNHTGEPFKCTVCGKSFRLKTHLIVHQQTHAQNTT; encoded by the exons ATGGCATCCACACTCCCTACAACCGGGGCCCAG GGACCAGTGCTGTTTGAGGACCTGGCTGTATATTTTTCTCAAGAGGAGTGTGTGAGTCTGCACCCTGCCCAGAGGTCCTGCAGCAGAGACACGCCACAGGAGTGTTTGGAGGATATGGCCTTGATGG GAGGAGAAGGCAAGATTGAGATTAATCAGAAGCTAAGGCTAGAATCTATGGGACTTGAAGAGCTTGCCCTAGAAAAATACTCCATTGCTGTGCCCCTTGTCTATTACCCAGAAAATTCCTCTGAGCATGGAGTTGGAAACCTTGAAAGGAAAATGTCAGGTAGAACTCCTGCTTGCAAGAAGAGGTTCATAAGCCTTTTAGTTACCATTGAAAACCACACCCCTTTGATAGAACTATCTCAGTGTTTAGGAACCAGAGCACTTTCTGAAATTCTTGAATTTCCTGGGGAAGAAGCCAAAAATTCATGCAAGTGTCCTGAATGTGACCAAAGCTTCAGTGATAGTTCATACCTTGTTTTGCATCAGAAAATGCATTCAGGAGAGAAAAAGTATAAATGTGGTGGCTGtgggaagattttcaatcacagagCCAACTTGAGAACACACCAGAGAATCCACACCGGCGAGAAACCATATAAGTGTGCCGAGTGCGGCAGCAGCTTCCGCCAGCACTCACATCTGTCTCGGCACATGAATATCCATGTAAAGGAGAAACCCTACACCTGTGGCATATGTGGAAGAGGTTTCATGTGGCTCCCAGGATTGGCACAGCATCAGAAAACCCACGCTGCCAAAAAAGCCTGTGGTAAATATTTTGGTCAGAAAACAAATCTGGCTTTGCCTGAGAAAAGGCACGGGTCAGCCAGCCAGCACCCATGCAGTCCGAGTGGGAAATGCTTTGGGCAGCCCTCGCACTTGGCCCTCCCCGAGCGGGGCCACGAGGACAACCCTGAACACTGCAGCGATTGCGGGGAAAATTTGCTTTCGTTCTCAGAATTCGAACCCTTAAAGTGTCCTGAGTGTTCGATGACCTTTCTTTGTATCTCTGAGCTTATCTCCCATCAAAGCATTCACAGAGGGGAAAAGCCCCATAAATGCAAACCCTGTGCAGAAAGTTTTATTTCGTACTCAGAGCTTGCATGCCACCAGAAGAACCACACAGGAGAACCTTTTAAATGTACTGTGTGTGGGAAAAGTTTCAGGTTGAAAACACATCTCATTGTCCATCAGCAAACCCATGCGCAAAACACCACGTAA